The uncultured Celeribacter sp. genome includes the window CATCAGGCCCGGCCAGAGCATATAGGCCTCGATCTCGATGTTTTCGCCAAAGGACAAGAGCACCATGGTCATGACGATGGACAGGGGCAGCCGCCCCCGGCGATGACGCGCCGCATCGACCAGCACCACGGCGATCTGCCAGATCATCGGCACGAAAAGCGCGCCAAAGCCGACGATACCTTTGACGAACAAAAGTCCCCACCATGTGTGGTGGCTGCCGATCGGCATATATTCCACCACATGCGCACCGGGATGCACGGTGCCATGCCCGACCCAGAAGGCTTCGTTTTCCCAACGTTCTCCAGCGATGCGCTGCAGGGTGGCCCGCACCCGGGTGCTGTCGGCGCGCGCGCCCTTGAAGGCGGCGACCCCGTCTTTCAAAAGTGTCAGGAGCGCCGTACCGAACACCGCCAGAGACGCCGTCAGCCCGGACACCACCTGCCAGGCCCAGCCCTTAAGAAGCAGCGGCATCATGCGCGGACCAAGAGTACAGGCCACAAGCCCCACCAGCCCCATGCGCGACTTTGACAGCAGAATCATCGCTACACCCGCAGTGACCCCGAGGCTGCGCCATCTGACATTGCGCTCTTCCAGCGCGAAACAGACCTGCAGCACCCCCAACAGGGCCGCGAACGGCGACCATGGCGCGTAGAACTGCCAGCGTGGCGTCCAGCTCGCCGGATCCCATGTGAACAGATAGACCGAGAAATACTCAGGCCCCGGTCCGCCAATGGCCTTGAAAGGCGAGGTGAACAGACGTTCCGGCAGCCCCAGATAGGGGGCGGCCACCATCACCGGCAAAATCGCAAGCGTCCAGAGACCGATCACGCATTGGCCCCGGATCAGGATCTCGCGGCGGATCGGCAGGACGGCGCCTGCCAGCGGAAACAACGCCAGCAAGGCCCATCCTTTCGCCCATCCGATCGAAGACTTAATGGTCTTTTTCAGCCCCAACCCCCAATCCAGATGACCAAGCCAAAGCGCGATCAGCATGACGAACATGCCCAGAATCCAGCCCCAGACCAGTGGCGGTATCGGCCCCCGCGCCCGCAGGTCCGCCCGAATGGCTGGCCCCAGATAGAGCGACAGCAGCGCCAGCCCCGCAAGCGTCCAGGCCAGCACCGGGCCAACCACATAGAGGGCACCGATGAAATAAAAGGGCCAAGTCCAGCGCAACGCGCCATAAACCAGGGTTTCAGCGGGGTTTTGCGGTGTCATCGCATCACTCTGCCGGAACCACAGAGGTGTCAGAAACCGCACGGCGAGCAGGATCGTTTTCATCATCGCCTCGGTCCTCGGATCCATCGCCTTGCGACACGATCCGATCGATCAGCGGACGCCGGATCCAGCCCAGCACCAGTCCGATCAGCAGGAAAAACGTCGCCGCGCCACCCGCTGCAAGCGCCAGCTTGCGGCGCGGTGAGCTGGGCACATCCGGACGGGAGGGATCTTCGAGCACCTGCACAAGCGGATAAGAGGCGAACAAATCGGCTTTCGACGACTGTATCCGCGCGAGAGCCGAAGCGAACACGGCCTCAGAGACGGCGAAATCCCGTTGCAGATCTTCCAGTTGAGCCGCCGGTGTGATCAACGCATCCCGCCGAGAGCGCAGATCCTGCAAACGTGCCAGCTGGGTCGCATATTCCGCTTGCAGCCCGCGGCGTTCGGCCCCGAGCGTGACAAGATCCTTCAAAAGTTCGGTCCGGCTGCCGACATGCGACATATCCAGACGGGTCAACTGCGCCGCATCCAATCCGGTCAGCTCCGTCGCGCGCGCCGTCATTCGCTGCGCCGCCGCAGTATAATCGCGCTGGGCGGCCTCCCGCGTCGGATGGCCCGCGCCCATATGCCCGACAATGCCGGACAGCTTTGCCGAACGTTCAGAGACCTCCGCAGCCAACGCCGCGAATTCACTGTCGGCATGCAGCCGCAGCGCCGCAGCCGCCAGATCGGGCGTCAGTTGCAGAACTGCTTCCAACGCGCGCACCGCCCCGTCGCGGTCTTCGAGTTTGGCACGCAGATCCAGTGTCAGCCCCTCCAATGCATCCACTTCGCGGACCAGCGCGTGATACTGTTCTGTCGAAATCAGCCCGCTGTCCTGCTGCAACCGCGTTATTGCGGCGCGGGTGTCGCGCACGCTGTCGCGATATCCCGCCAGGGCCTGCCCCGCCCCGGATTCACGGGTCAGGATCTCGTCCTTGCGCAGGGCTTCGATCTCGGAAAAGAACGCCGCCATAAGAGCTTGCAGACGCCGCTGCGCCGCCTCCGGGCTCGGTCCGGTGATCGATACGTGGATCAGTCCGGTCTGGTCGACCAGCTCGACCCGGGGGCGACCGAATCCATCGGGCGCAAGCGCAAGCTCACGCGCCGCCGCTTTGACGATGCGCTCCGCCGCCAGCAACCGTTTGTAGGTTTCCGTCGGGCTAACGGCATTCGAGGCGAAGGCCGAATTGGCGTAAGACGACGCCTGTCCGATTTCAGTGAGGTTGACCGAAGCCGATGCGCCCGATCCCGGCAGGATCAAAGACATGTCCGAGCGAAAGGACAAGGGGGCAGAACTGAGATAGCCGGTGATCGGCATCCAGATCGCCGCCGCGCCCATCGCGAAAAATCCAAGATAGCGCGGCAAGCGGCCCCAGTCCTTCAACCGCCCGCCCCGGATGACCCGCAGCGCGGTGAGACGATGCAGCGGGGTGCGAATGGTGGTCAGAATGCGAAACAGCCGCGCCCAAAGGCGGCGCTGCGAGACGCTGGGTCTCTGCTGCGGCGGCAATTTCTCTGTGTTCAAATCTATGGGCATGGGCATCTCCTTGCCCGCACCCTACAGCGACGTTAACCATGTTTCTGCGCCCCACGAGGATGCCGTAGGGGGGCCTTTGGATAGCGACCTAGCCGTCTGGATAGGCCCCCGACAGGCCGTTCAGAACAGGCCTTCTTCCTTGGCGATCATCGCCGCCTGCGTCCGGTTCGAGGCACCGATCTTGCGATAGAGCGTCTTGACATGAAGCTTGACCGTCGGCTCGCGTATGTCCAGGTCGCGGGCGATTTCCTTATTGGATTTGCCCTGGGTCAGGCCTTCCAGCACCTCATACTCCCGTTGCGACAATTTTTCAGCCAGGGGATGTTGCGGCCCGTCCGCCGCGCTGCGCAGAAAATCCAACGGCGCGTATTGCTCACCCATGGCCATGAACCGCACCGCATTCACCAGCGACTTGCCCGACAGCGTCTTAGGCACGAACCCAGCCGCCCCCGAGGCCAGAACCTTCTCGGCGATGTCCGGGCTGGCTGTGCCGGAAATGATCGCCACGCGCCCGGCATTGGCTTCCGCCATCATCGTGTCGAGCCCTTCAAGCCCGTTCATCCCGGGCATGGAGTAATCCAGAAGCACGAGATCGAACGCCGTCTCGCCCCGTACGGCGTTTAGGGCGTCTTGAAAGCCAGCAACACAGACGGTTTCGATGCCGCCTTCGCTTTTCAAAAACAGTTCCAAAGTATCGCGTAACAAATCATGATCATCGGCGATCAACACACGAAGGCTCGGCGCATTGTCGGTCATCACGTCGTCCCTTTTCTGTTCTGGTCCGGAACGGACCTCCTCCCTCACACTCCATTTCGAAGATTAAAAATCAGAGTGTTATCGGTGGGAAATTCCACCCCACACAACACGGATAGCGCGAATTTCCTGACGTGACACTACTCTTTTGGATAAATTCCCCTCACCGATGGGATGCCATCCCCTCACCAAGTGGCGAAACCCCCCGCCATTCTTGCACCGGCCCTGTCCGCCCGTGGCCTTGAGAGGTCACGCCCTCGTGATCATGGTTAACGAAAATTAACCACGTTTTCGCAAGGATCCCCCATGACTGTCGTTTCTGCCGCTCTTCCGCCCCGCTCTCGTCACGCCGCACCCGTTGCCGCGCAACCACCTGTCCGCTGGTCCCCGCCGCAGACGGAGCTACCCAGCATTCCCCTACAGGCGCTGCCCGTCATCAACGCCCCGGCCAACACGGTTATCGCACATATCCTTGAAGCACAGACCCCGCAACGCGTGGCCTTTCTGAACGCCCATTGCGCCAATCAGGCGGCCACAACCCCCGCCTATTATGACGCGCTGGCCACCGCAGACCTGATCTTGCCCGACGGGATCGGCGTCGAACTCGGCGCGCGGATGAAGGGGCAGCGCTTTGTGGCGAATCTCAACGGCACGGATTTTACCCCGGCACTGTTGCGGGCTGCCGCCGACCGGGGTCTTAGCGTCTTTCTATTGGGAGGGCGTCCCGGCATCGCCGAAAAGGCCGCGAACCGGCTGTGCCATAAAATCCCGGGCCTTCGGATCGCAGGCACCCGCGATGGATTCGACGGGATGCGCGACAATGCGGCAACCATCGCCCGGGTGAATGCCAGCGGCGCAGACATTCTGTTGGTCGCGCTTGGCGTGCCACGCCAGGACCTCTGGCTGGCCCGGCACGCCCATGACCTAACCCCGAAAATCACCATGGGAGTCGGCGCACTCTTTGATTTTCTGGCCGGCGAAGTGGCCCGCGCACCGCGGTTGATCCGCCGTGCCCGCAGCGAATGGATCTGGCGTCTGGCGATGGAGCCGCGCCGGATGGCGAAACGCTATCTCATGGGCAATCCCGCCTATCTGCTGCGTGCCGCACGCGATGCCCTGCGCAGTGCCAACCACACGGATCTGGCGCGACGCATTCTGGATGTGTCCGGCGCGCTTGCCGGGCTGCTGGCCCTGTCTCCGCTTTTGCTGCTCACCATGGCGGCCATCCGGCTCGAAAGCCGTGGTCCGGTGTTCTTTCGCCAGACCCGGATCGGCAAGACCGGTACACCTTTCACCATGCTGAAATTCCGGTCGATGCATATCGATGCCGAAGCCCGCCGCGCCGAACTTCTGGCAAGTTCTGACCGGGACGGGGTCTGCTTCAAATCCCGCCATGACCCACGGATCACCCGCGTCGGGCGCATCTTGCGGCGCCTGTCGATCGACGAATTGCCACAGATCCTCAATGTGCTGCGGGGTGACATGTCGCTTGTCGGGCCCCGTCCCGCGCTGCCCGAAGAGGTCGCAGCCTATGACCCACGCGCCCTGGGCCGCCTGGACATCAAACCCGGGCTGACCGGGATCTGGCAGGTGTCGGGCCGGGCCGACATCGGTTTTGACAAGATGATCGACATGGATCTGGC containing:
- a CDS encoding O-antigen ligase domain-containing protein, producing MTPQNPAETLVYGALRWTWPFYFIGALYVVGPVLAWTLAGLALLSLYLGPAIRADLRARGPIPPLVWGWILGMFVMLIALWLGHLDWGLGLKKTIKSSIGWAKGWALLALFPLAGAVLPIRREILIRGQCVIGLWTLAILPVMVAAPYLGLPERLFTSPFKAIGGPGPEYFSVYLFTWDPASWTPRWQFYAPWSPFAALLGVLQVCFALEERNVRWRSLGVTAGVAMILLSKSRMGLVGLVACTLGPRMMPLLLKGWAWQVVSGLTASLAVFGTALLTLLKDGVAAFKGARADSTRVRATLQRIAGERWENEAFWVGHGTVHPGAHVVEYMPIGSHHTWWGLLFVKGIVGFGALFVPMIWQIAVVLVDAARHRRGRLPLSIVMTMVLLSFGENIEIEAYMLWPGLMVLGIHAAEIQRDATHRRAARRPAASALQERGQVL
- a CDS encoding response regulator transcription factor, which gives rise to MTDNAPSLRVLIADDHDLLRDTLELFLKSEGGIETVCVAGFQDALNAVRGETAFDLVLLDYSMPGMNGLEGLDTMMAEANAGRVAIISGTASPDIAEKVLASGAAGFVPKTLSGKSLVNAVRFMAMGEQYAPLDFLRSAADGPQHPLAEKLSQREYEVLEGLTQGKSNKEIARDLDIREPTVKLHVKTLYRKIGASNRTQAAMIAKEEGLF
- a CDS encoding WecB/TagA/CpsF family glycosyltransferase, coding for MTVVSAALPPRSRHAAPVAAQPPVRWSPPQTELPSIPLQALPVINAPANTVIAHILEAQTPQRVAFLNAHCANQAATTPAYYDALATADLILPDGIGVELGARMKGQRFVANLNGTDFTPALLRAAADRGLSVFLLGGRPGIAEKAANRLCHKIPGLRIAGTRDGFDGMRDNAATIARVNASGADILLVALGVPRQDLWLARHAHDLTPKITMGVGALFDFLAGEVARAPRLIRRARSEWIWRLAMEPRRMAKRYLMGNPAYLLRAARDALRSANHTDLARRILDVSGALAGLLALSPLLLLTMAAIRLESRGPVFFRQTRIGKTGTPFTMLKFRSMHIDAEARRAELLASSDRDGVCFKSRHDPRITRVGRILRRLSIDELPQILNVLRGDMSLVGPRPALPEEVAAYDPRALGRLDIKPGLTGIWQVSGRADIGFDKMIDMDLAYIRSRSLLLDLLLLTLTVRAVFGGRGAY